Below is a window of Gemmatimonadota bacterium DNA.
CCTGGCCTCTTCCATGTCGGCTTGGGACATCGTTCCGGACGACGCGAAGCGCTCCGGGCGCGAGTAGACGAGCATGATCGGAACGGCCCCGCTCCATGGGGTAAAGCGAAAAATGCGGAATCCACTGTCCAAGTCCAAGATCACGTCCTACCTCGTCGAGGACCGTCGCTGGACCCCTCTTCGCGGGTGGGTGGCCGCCCTTTGGCTCCCGGTATTCGTGTTGCTCCTCCTGACCTTCTGCGTGGACGTCGGATTTTGGAGACCCGCCGAGGCCCCGGAGACGCTTGGCTCCGAAGACACGCGGACGGTTCCGCCACCGGATGACCAGGGGAGCCTGAGGTAAGCGCCCGGCCGGTGGCATGCACCTCCAGCTCCACCTCGGCAGGCAGGTAGAGCGGATGCTGCGGGCAACCTTCCTTGGTCGTGCCGCCGAGACGATAGACCGGACCGTATCTGCGCATGATCTCCAGAACGACGCCGGCCCGGCGCCGTGCCTTGGCGGTCGCACCCCAGGCGGCTATCGCAATGTCGGCCGCCTCGGCCTCCCGTTCGATATGGGAGTCGTTCAATGGTCCAACGGGATCATCCAGCTTCCACAACCGATCCGGTCGGGTGGCCCGCGCGGCGAACAGATTCACCAATCGCATCTCGGTAGCGTCGAACCGCCGGGCGAAGCCGGTCATGCGACGAACAGTCGGATCATCGCGCGTCTCGGTCGCGGTGCTGGGGTTCAACGCACAGAACAGGACGCGTCGGGGCCGCACCACCGGGAGCGGGACCAATAGGCGAGAGAGGACGTAGCGGTACCCGGGGTCGCACGTGCTTCGCAAGCCCGACCCCTCACCTTCCCAGGGCGACGGCGATCTCTCTCACCTCGCCGGGCCCTATCCCGCAGCACCCGCCCACGGCTGCGGCGCCTGCCGCGATCCACCGCGGCGCCAGCGTGCAGGCGTCCGTTCTCCCCCTGCCGGATGGGAGAGGAGTTCCCCGTCCGTACGCATCGGCTCCGAACCCGGCGCCTCGATTCGGGTAGACTATCACCGGCAGACTCGACGCGCGGACCATGCGCTCGACCAGCCCCAGCACGATGCCCGGAGGAACGCAGTTCGCGCCTAGCGCGACGATGCCTTCCGCACCCTCGCAGATCGTGATCGCCTCCTCGATCAGCGTACCGTCGGCCAGCCTGTCCTCGTCTCGGCAACTGAAGCTGATCCACGCCCTGGCACGGGTCTCGCGTATCAGATTGGCTATGACCTCTATCTCGAGCAGTGAAGGAACGGTGTCGAACGCGAGGAGGTCGGCCCGACTCTCCACAAGCGCCTCGAGTCCGGGAAGGTGAAACGCCGTCAGCTCATCGGCGTCGACCCCGTACCTGCCGTCGTACTCCAACCCGTCCGGAAGCCAGGCGCCGTAAGGCCCCACGCTCGCGGCGACCAGCGGAGGCGACCGACCCGCCGGCGACCGTTCGGCGACGAACGCATCCCGTTCGGTCACGGCGAGCTCGACACCCAGACGGATCAGATCGGAGGCCTCGTCCCGACCGAAACCCGCGTCCAGCAGAGCCGCGAAACTCGCCTGGTAGCCGACCGTCGAGATGATGTCGGCCCCGGCATCGAGGAAGGCGCGGTGTACGCGGCGCACCGCCTGGGGCGCCTGGAAGATCGCCCCACCCGACCAGAGCGTGGGATGGTGCACGTAGCCCTCGGCCTCCAACGCAGTCGCCGAACCGCCGTCGAGCACGAGCGGGGCGGGGCGTCCCAGCAGACGCACCTTACCGCCCATCGGAACCGTCGCGTTCATCGACGATGACCTCGGCGTCGGCGGTGATGGTCCCTGGAGCCACGACCTGGACCGCAGGACGCACGCGGGACGCGTCTCCGACTTGGACGGCAAGCCTCGCCTTCCAACCGTCATCCACTTCGGCACCGATAGCGGGCTCGACCAGCACCGTGAAGAGGTCGCGCCCGTCCGGCCCGGTAGCGACCGAGGCCCGCCACCGACCGACGAGAGCATCGGAGGCGAGCTCGGCACCGAGCTCCCGGGGGTGGACGAACATCCCTCTCACCTTGACCCCTGCTCCCACCCGTCCGAGGAAGCCGGTCAGACGAATACCCTCGCGTTCGCAACCGCAACGGTCGCGGGTGAGCGCCGAAAGGTCGCCGGTCGCGAAGCGGAGAAGCGGATAGGTCGGATTCGGGCTGGTGACGACGACCTCGCCGACCTCGCCCGGGGCCAGCGGAGCGCCGGTTCCGGGGTCCACGATCTCGATCACCTTGTCGGTGGGTACGTGCCAGCCGTCGTGCCACAGGCATTCGAAACCGAGCAGACCGGCGTCGGCGGTGCCGTAGGCCTGGTAGACGTCGACCTCGAACTCGTCCCGGATCCGTCGGCGCAGCCGGACCGGAAGGGGTGCCGCAGTGACGAGCGCCCGCCTGAACGGCATTCGCCCGACCTCCCTCATCCGCTCCAACAGGGAGAGCAGGAACTGCGGCGTGCCCGCGTATCCGGCCGCGTCGGCTGCGAGCGCCGCCGCCACCTGGTCGTCGATTTTCGCGGACCCGCCCGGAATCGGGACGCAGCCCGCCGCGCGCAGTCCGGAGTCGAGCATCGCCCCGCCCGGCGTCAGGTGGTAGGAGAGCGAATTGAGTACCACGTCACCTCCCAGAAAGCCTCCGGCCTTCACCGCCGCGCTCATCCCCCAGTAATCTTCGGCGCGACCTTCGGGGTCGTTGATGGGTCCGGGCGAACGAAAGACGCGGGCCAAGTTCCTCACCGGCACCGCGAGCATCCCTCCGAAGGGAGGATCGGCCGCATGGAGCGCCGGAAGATCGTCCTTGGAGAGCGGAGGAACGGCGGCCAGATCCGAGACGCCTCGCACGTCTCCCGGCCTCACGCCGGTGCGGTCCAGCCGGTTCGCGATCTCCCGACTGCGATCGGCCCCGTAGCGGACCGTCTCGACCGCCAGCGCGTCCTGCCGCGCCTCAAAGCTCATGACGACGGTCTTCCCTGTATCCTACAGTGGTCACGACAGCCACCGCTTCCGGCGGCGGTAGTGTTTGGCCGAGCGATACGAGCGCCTGCCGCCTTCGCCCATCCCCAGATAGAATTCCCGGACGTCCTCGTTCACGCGAAGCTCGTCCGCGGCGCCTTCGAGCACGACGCGCCCGCCCTCCATGACGTACCCGAAATCCGCCACGGCCAGAGCCATGCGCGCGTTCTGCTCCACAAGAAGGATGGTCACGGATTCCTCGCGGTTGATACGGATGAGGATATCGAAGATGCTCTCCACCAAAATGGGGGCCAGCCCCAGCGAAGGTTCGTCGAGGAGGAGCAGGCGGGGCGAAGCCATGAGGGCGCGGCCCGTGGCGAGCATCTGCTGCTCCCCTCCGGAGAGGTTCCCGGCGAGCTGACCGATTCTGGTTTTCAGCGCCGGAAAGTAGTGGAAGATCCGTTCGAGCTCACCCGCTCCCCGCTCTCGGCGCACGTGCGCGCCCACCAGAAGATTCTCGCGCACCGTAAGGTGTTGGAAAACCCGACGTCCCTCCAGTACCTGGGAGATGCCCATTTCGGCGATCCGGTGTGCGGCCCTATGCTGAATCTCGGTTCCGGCGTATTCGATCCTGCCGTCCGCGACCTCTCCGTCCTCCATCGGGAGAAGGCCCGAGATCGCCCGCAGGGTCGTGGTCTTGCCGGCCCCGTTCGATCCGAGCAGCGCCACTATCTCGCCCTCGCCCACCTCGAGCGAGAGTCCGCGCAGCACGAGAATGACTTCGTCGTACCGGACCTCGACATTGTTGAGAACCAGAGCCGGGTCGGGGCGGGCCGGCGGGCCGGAGTCGGCGGGTGCGATATCGTCGGTCGCGGAGGTCGCTGATCGTCCCATCGGTCGGGACGGCTGTGACCGATTCGCCGACTCCGGTGGCCTCTTCGCCAACGTATCCTAGAAGTCGTGTACGATGGGCTTGCCGGGTACGCCCTTCCCGTCGTCGCGTGCCGCACCGTCATCGGTGCGCTTTGGAATGTCTTGCCGGTCGCTTATCGGTCCAACGGTGCGACGGACGTGGCCGAGCCTTCGGCCCACCAGCTTGACGGCCAGAGGCGACAGGTCGATGCCGGCCCATTCTCGCCCGAGCGTCTCCGCCGCCACGCACGTGGTCGCGCATCCGCAAAACGGGTCGAGCACCATGTCTCCCGGGTTGCTGGAGGCTTCGACAACGCGGGTGAGCAGACCGAGCGGCTTCTGCGTGGGATACCCCAATCGCTCGGCGGAATTGCCCTTGATGATCGAGACATAGATCACATCCGACTGGGTCTTGTACTCACGATCGAAGTCGAAGAGGACATCGTCGTCGCGCAATTGCCGTCCCAAGTTCTTCGCCACTCTTCGGATACGTCGCAGAACGAGCTTGTCCTTCGAATCCTTGACCGCTCCGTACAAGACCCGATTGCCGCTCAAATGCCGCCGGTACCGCCTTCGGTATTCCGACTCGGCGCCCTTGATCGGATTGAAAGTGAAATTGTCCGACTTGGTGTAACGCCAAATGGTGTCGTGGTTGCGCGGGAAATTCCGGCTCGTGTTGGACATCTTTCCGTAACGCCAGATCACCTCGTTCCGCAGATTCGACGGACCGAACACGGCGTCCAGAAGAATGCGAAGATAGCTGTTGGCTGTCGGATCGCAGTGGACGCAGATGGTCCCCGTCGGTTCCAGGATCCTGTGCATTTCGAGCAACCGAACGGCCATCATGACGAGGTATGACTTCATGCCCGCGCTATGCGTGACGCCAGCCGCCTCGATCGCGGCGTATGCCCGAGGTTCACGGTCGGCGATCTCGCCATACCAGGCGAGGTCCGCGTCGTCGAGACTCCATGTGTCCTTGAAGGCCGCACCCGCCGCCTCGCTTCCCGTCGGCGAGGAATAGTTGCGGTCGGACTTGAACGGCGGGTCCAGGTAGATCAGATCCACGCATTCCGAGTTGATCCCTCGAAGGATTTCGAGGTTGTCCCCCGTCCATATGGTGCGATTGGCGAAATTCGGCCTCACGTCGTCCTCGGCGACGTCCGCCCGTAGGTCCGCAGGTCCTTCATCGAACTTCTCCTCCAGCTTCTGCCTCGGAATCAGGGGTGGCGTCGGCTTCGAGGAAATCGGTCATCGGACTCCAGGCCCCCTGCTCGACCCGGTAAATGCGCAATCCCTTGGCGCCCCGGTGATCGGTGGGGGTAAAGGTGACCGGCATCGCCACGCCGCCCATGTCGAAATCGGTGATGCCCTCCAGTGCTCGCCGGATGTTTTCGCCCACAAGCTCCTCGCCCGACGCCAGGACCCGCTCCATCGCCTCGGCGAAGACCGCGAAGGTCCACCAACCCTGCGTGAAGGCGTTCGTCCTTTCTTCCACGTCATCGCCCCGGGCTGCCAGATAACCCTTGATCACCCGCGTTCCGGGCACGTCCGCGTTGGGTGGTGGGAAAGGCATCGCGCCCATGACGCCTTCGGCGGCCTCTCCGGCGAGATCGACGAACTGGCGGTTCGCGCACCAGTTCAGACAAATGAAGGTCGCTTCGAACCCGAGGCTCCGCGCATTGCGCATGGCGCGGGCGGCGGGGTCGGAGGTGTTCTGGAAGATGACGTACTCCGCACCGGCCTGGCGAGCTCGAATCAGCTCCGACGTGAAATCCACCGCACCCCGCGGCATCGGATGGAGGCTGAGCTCGATCCCGCGAGACTCGGCGAACTCTTCCCCGCCCTGGCGCGCCGGGGAAAGGCCGAAGGGGCTGGCGTTGTGCAGCAGGGCCACCGCAGGCGCGCCTTCGTCGTGATTGCGGGCGATCCAATCGAGCGCGATGCGGAACTGGTCGCTGTAGCTGGCGGCCAAGAGGAAGTTGTACGGCGCCTCGCTCGGATCTCCGAGGCGGTGGGAGAGCGAGGCCGAACTGAACGGAATCTCGTCGTCGCGAACGCGGGTGGCGAGCGCCTCGGTGTCGCCGGTCCCCCACCCCATGAAGACGACCGCACCTTCGCCGACGAACTGCGAGTAGAGCTGTTCGGCACGGGCTACCTGGTAGCCGTAATCCTGGAAGAGTAGATCGATGCGGACCCCGCTTCCTTCCGTTCCGTCGCCGCCGATGCCGCCCCTCGAGTTGGTCCAGTCCGCAAAGCCGCGCACGCCGGCGGCGTAGTCGACTCCCACGTCGGCGGTCGGGCCGGTGAGATCGAAGATCGCGCCGACCGTGACGACGTCGGCTGTGGTTTCGTCGGCGGTTTCGCCGCCCGGGCAGCCGAGGGCCGCACCGCTGAAGGCTGCGAACGCCAGCATCGGGAGGAGCGAGCGAGCTGCGCGTAGGCGCTTCGGGCCGGCGTTCCTTCGCAGGTCGGGCTCGGTCGGGGGCAGGTCCGAGGCGGAGGGTCTCATGGCGCGAAAGATATGCCCGTCCCGCCCGCGTCTCAAGCTCGGCAAGCGGGTTCTTCGAACGCGATGCTCCCGCACCCCCGCGTCACCCCTTCCGATACGCGAACGGCCACACGTCGAAGTAGTCCTTCGCGTTGCGCCACAGCTTGGAGAGGCCCTTCGGCTCGAAGATCAGGAAGAGGACGATGACGACGCCGAAGATCGCCTGCTGGAGGTAGGGAAGCATACGGGTCACGCCTGGAGCCGAGTCCTGGATGGCCATGCCGGCGTTCGAGACCAGCGCCGGCAGCAGAGTGATGAGCACGGCGCCGAAGAACGCCCCGCGTATCGATCCCAGACCGCCCACGATGATCATGGCCAGATAAGCGATGCTCGTCTCCACGGTGAATCGTTCCCAGGTCACGATGGTCCGGTAGTAGGCTATCATCGCGCCGGCCAAGCCCGCGATGAACGACGAGGTGGCAAAGGCGAGCAGCTTGGTACGGAACACGTCCACCCCGATCACGCTCGCCGCCACGTCCTGATCGCGAACGGCGACGAAGGCCCGTCCCACCCGCGAGCGGAAGAGGTTGGCCGCGAAGAGCGCCGTCGCCCCGGCGAGGATCGCTCCGAACCAATAGAAGTTGAAGCCGGTGTTGAGCCGGATGCCGAAGAGGGTGGGGGCGGTAAGCACCAGCGCGTCCGTGCCTCCGGTGAGCGCGGTCCAGTGAGTCATGGCCCATTCGACGATCTCCTGAGCCGCCAGAGTGGCGATGGCCAGATAGAGCCCCTTGAGCCGGAGCGAGGGTAGGCCGATTACGATCCCTACCAGCGCCGAGACCGTGCACGCCAGGGCGATTCCGACGCCCCAGGGAAGTCCGAGGTTGAGGGTGAATAGCCCTGCGGCATAGGCCCCGACCGCCATGAACGCGCCCTGGCCGAGAGAGATCTGACCGGTGTATCCCACCAGGATGTTGAGTCCGATCGCCCCGACGGTGGCTATGGCCGCCTGATTGGCGAGGTCGAGCCAGTACGGGCTGGCGAAGAACGGGAATACCGCCACGAACAGCACGAGGAGCCCGAGTCGGACCCGCTCGACGGGCGTGCGCCTGAGACCCATATCGGACTCGTAGCGAGTGTGGAAGACACCGCACTCGAAGCTCACCCGACCCTCCTCGCCACCGCCCTCATACTCGCTCGATCTCCACTCTGCCGAAGATCCCGTAGGGCCGGAGCATCAGCACGAGCACCAGAACCGCATAGGGCAGCACCAGATTGAGACCGCGGCCCAGGTAGCCGCCCGCGTAGGCCTCGAGCAGCCCTATCGTCGCGCCGCCGACCACCGCCCCCCGGATCGAGTCGAGTCCGCCCAGGATTACGACAGGAAAGACGCGCAGGCCGATGGTGGCCACGTTGGGCGTGACGCCGACGATGCTCCCCAGCATGATCCCGCCGATCGCCGCCGCGGCCGCCGCGAGTCCCCAGGCCAAACCGAATACTCCTGGGATGTTGATGCCCAGGCTGAGCGCCGCCTGACGGTCGTCGGCAATGGCGCGCATGGCGAGGCCGTCGCGGGTATGTCGGAAGAACAACCAGAGCGCGGCCAGGACGGCCAGTGCGATAGGCACGATGAGAAGTCGGGCCGTCGAGAGGGTCACCGGTCCGATGGCCGTGGTGCCGGTCGGGAGCACCGAGTCGATGGAGCGGGGCGACACTCCCCAGACCGCGTGCACCAGGCCGCGCAGGACCGAGGAGAGGCCGATGGTCACCATTATCGTCGAGATGACGGGTTCGCCGATGAGCGGACGGAGGACGAGGCGTTCGATCAGGAGGGCGGCCGCAACCGCCCCGAGCACGGTGAGCAGCACGCCCAGGCTGGTGGGGAGCCCGAGCTGCACGACGGAGAAGAAGAGCAGGTAGGTACCGAGCAGGAGGAAGTCGCCCTGTGCGAAGTTGATTACGTCGCTCGCCTTGTATATGACCACGAAACCGGCGGCCGCGAGGGCGTAGATCATCCCGGTGCTCAGGCCGGAGAGGGTGAGCTGGAGGAAGACGTCCAAGCCGATCAGCGTTGCGGGTCGGACCGATACGCGCCACGATCCGGGGGAGCCACGCGCAAGTCGCAGATCCGAAGTTCGTTGGACACCGTAGCCGTCCGTCCGTCCTGATAAGTGATCCGGGTCGAGACTCGCACGCTCTCCTCGTCGCTGCGCAGCGCGGCGATCAGCTCGCCGAACCGGTCCGCGATGTGGCGTCTGCGCACCTTGCGGGTGCGGGTCAGTTCGGCGTCGTCGGCGTGCAGTTCCTTGTGCAGGAGGAGGAAGCGGCGGATGCGAGCCGGCTCCGGCAGCTCCCGGTTCACCTCGGTCGCGTGAGCGCGGACGAGCTCCCGCACCTCGCCCTGCAGCGCGAGATCCGTGAAGGTCGTGTAGGGGATGCCGCGCCGTTCCGCCCACTGTCCGACGTTCTCCGGGTCGATGGCGACCAGAGCCGTTACGAAGGGCGCGTCTCCACCGCCGAAGACCACGGCCTCGCGCACGTAAGGGCTGAACTTGATCTTGTTCTCGACGAACTGGGGTGAGAATACGCTGCCGTCGGGAAGCTTCATCACGTCGGCGAGCCTGTCGATCACCACGAGATGGCCGTCCTCCTCGAGGTAGCCGGCATCTCCCGAGCGCAGCCAGCCGTCCGCGAAGGCCTCGCGGGTCGCCTCCGGGTTGCGGAAATAGCCTTTGAACACAGCGGGGCTGCGGCAGAGGATCTCCCCCTCTTCGGATATGCGGATCTCGGTCTCGGGGAAGGGCGTTCCCACCGTGTGGAAACGGATGTCGCCGTCGCGATGAACGACCGAGATGCCCGATACCTCGGTCTGGCCGTAAAGCTGCTTGAGATTGACGCCGACGGCGTGGAAGAAGCGGAAGACGTCGGGCCCCAGGGCGGCGCCGCCGGTGTAGGCGCGCTTCACGCGGCCGAGACCGAGCTGATCGCGGATTCTTCCCAG
It encodes the following:
- a CDS encoding DUF1643 domain-containing protein — translated: MRSTCDPGYRYVLSRLLVPLPVVRPRRVLFCALNPSTATETRDDPTVRRMTGFARRFDATEMRLVNLFAARATRPDRLWKLDDPVGPLNDSHIEREAEAADIAIAAWGATAKARRRAGVVLEIMRRYGPVYRLGGTTKEGCPQHPLYLPAEVELEVHATGRALTSGSPGHPVAEPSACLRSQASPGPRRVSKIRRPRRRSGGATRIPGAKGRPPTREEGSSDGPRRGRT
- a CDS encoding branched-chain amino acid ABC transporter permease, translated to MDVFLQLTLSGLSTGMIYALAAAGFVVIYKASDVINFAQGDFLLLGTYLLFFSVVQLGLPTSLGVLLTVLGAVAAALLIERLVLRPLIGEPVISTIMVTIGLSSVLRGLVHAVWGVSPRSIDSVLPTGTTAIGPVTLSTARLLIVPIALAVLAALWLFFRHTRDGLAMRAIADDRQAALSLGINIPGVFGLAWGLAAAAAAIGGIMLGSIVGVTPNVATIGLRVFPVVILGGLDSIRGAVVGGATIGLLEAYAGGYLGRGLNLVLPYAVLVLVLMLRPYGIFGRVEIERV
- a CDS encoding AMP-binding protein — encoded protein: MSFEARQDALAVETVRYGADRSREIANRLDRTGVRPGDVRGVSDLAAVPPLSKDDLPALHAADPPFGGMLAVPVRNLARVFRSPGPINDPEGRAEDYWGMSAAVKAGGFLGGDVVLNSLSYHLTPGGAMLDSGLRAAGCVPIPGGSAKIDDQVAAALAADAAGYAGTPQFLLSLLERMREVGRMPFRRALVTAAPLPVRLRRRIRDEFEVDVYQAYGTADAGLLGFECLWHDGWHVPTDKVIEIVDPGTGAPLAPGEVGEVVVTSPNPTYPLLRFATGDLSALTRDRCGCEREGIRLTGFLGRVGAGVKVRGMFVHPRELGAELASDALVGRWRASVATGPDGRDLFTVLVEPAIGAEVDDGWKARLAVQVGDASRVRPAVQVVAPGTITADAEVIVDERDGSDGR
- the mmuM gene encoding homocysteine S-methyltransferase produces the protein MNATVPMGGKVRLLGRPAPLVLDGGSATALEAEGYVHHPTLWSGGAIFQAPQAVRRVHRAFLDAGADIISTVGYQASFAALLDAGFGRDEASDLIRLGVELAVTERDAFVAERSPAGRSPPLVAASVGPYGAWLPDGLEYDGRYGVDADELTAFHLPGLEALVESRADLLAFDTVPSLLEIEVIANLIRETRARAWISFSCRDEDRLADGTLIEEAITICEGAEGIVALGANCVPPGIVLGLVERMVRASSLPVIVYPNRGAGFGADAYGRGTPLPSGRGRTDACTLAPRWIAAGAAAVGGCCGIGPGEVREIAVALGR
- a CDS encoding ABC transporter ATP-binding protein translates to MGRSATSATDDIAPADSGPPARPDPALVLNNVEVRYDEVILVLRGLSLEVGEGEIVALLGSNGAGKTTTLRAISGLLPMEDGEVADGRIEYAGTEIQHRAAHRIAEMGISQVLEGRRVFQHLTVRENLLVGAHVRRERGAGELERIFHYFPALKTRIGQLAGNLSGGEQQMLATGRALMASPRLLLLDEPSLGLAPILVESIFDILIRINREESVTILLVEQNARMALAVADFGYVMEGGRVVLEGAADELRVNEDVREFYLGMGEGGRRSYRSAKHYRRRKRWLS
- a CDS encoding site-specific DNA-methyltransferase, with the protein product MRPNFANRTIWTGDNLEILRGINSECVDLIYLDPPFKSDRNYSSPTGSEAAGAAFKDTWSLDDADLAWYGEIADREPRAYAAIEAAGVTHSAGMKSYLVMMAVRLLEMHRILEPTGTICVHCDPTANSYLRILLDAVFGPSNLRNEVIWRYGKMSNTSRNFPRNHDTIWRYTKSDNFTFNPIKGAESEYRRRYRRHLSGNRVLYGAVKDSKDKLVLRRIRRVAKNLGRQLRDDDVLFDFDREYKTQSDVIYVSIIKGNSAERLGYPTQKPLGLLTRVVEASSNPGDMVLDPFCGCATTCVAAETLGREWAGIDLSPLAVKLVGRRLGHVRRTVGPISDRQDIPKRTDDGAARDDGKGVPGKPIVHDF
- a CDS encoding ABC transporter substrate-binding protein, with product MRPSASDLPPTEPDLRRNAGPKRLRAARSLLPMLAFAAFSGAALGCPGGETADETTADVVTVGAIFDLTGPTADVGVDYAAGVRGFADWTNSRGGIGGDGTEGSGVRIDLLFQDYGYQVARAEQLYSQFVGEGAVVFMGWGTGDTEALATRVRDDEIPFSSASLSHRLGDPSEAPYNFLLAASYSDQFRIALDWIARNHDEGAPAVALLHNASPFGLSPARQGGEEFAESRGIELSLHPMPRGAVDFTSELIRARQAGAEYVIFQNTSDPAARAMRNARSLGFEATFICLNWCANRQFVDLAGEAAEGVMGAMPFPPPNADVPGTRVIKGYLAARGDDVEERTNAFTQGWWTFAVFAEAMERVLASGEELVGENIRRALEGITDFDMGGVAMPVTFTPTDHRGAKGLRIYRVEQGAWSPMTDFLEADATPDSEAEAGGEVR
- a CDS encoding branched-chain amino acid ABC transporter permease, whose amino-acid sequence is MGLRRTPVERVRLGLLVLFVAVFPFFASPYWLDLANQAAIATVGAIGLNILVGYTGQISLGQGAFMAVGAYAAGLFTLNLGLPWGVGIALACTVSALVGIVIGLPSLRLKGLYLAIATLAAQEIVEWAMTHWTALTGGTDALVLTAPTLFGIRLNTGFNFYWFGAILAGATALFAANLFRSRVGRAFVAVRDQDVAASVIGVDVFRTKLLAFATSSFIAGLAGAMIAYYRTIVTWERFTVETSIAYLAMIIVGGLGSIRGAFFGAVLITLLPALVSNAGMAIQDSAPGVTRMLPYLQQAIFGVVIVLFLIFEPKGLSKLWRNAKDYFDVWPFAYRKG